A section of the Oscillospiraceae bacterium genome encodes:
- a CDS encoding siphovirus Gp157 family protein: MTIYQINEAIFNLMDSETGEIKDAEALDELQMERDLKIENIALWIKELSATEDAIANEIHNLQARKATAANQKDKLKGLLMYALGGDKFKTPRVMIYYGNSQSTEIENPVLFREWAEKNGRDDLLTYKEPAPALTAIAKAIADGQDIPYATIKGNTHIVIK, from the coding sequence ATGACAATCTATCAAATCAACGAGGCAATTTTCAACCTTATGGACTCGGAGACCGGCGAAATCAAGGACGCGGAAGCACTCGACGAATTGCAAATGGAGCGCGATCTGAAAATCGAAAATATCGCGCTGTGGATCAAGGAATTGAGCGCGACCGAAGACGCCATAGCAAACGAGATACACAATTTACAGGCGCGTAAGGCAACGGCGGCAAATCAAAAGGACAAGCTCAAAGGACTGCTTATGTATGCACTGGGCGGCGACAAATTTAAAACGCCTCGCGTCATGATCTACTACGGCAATTCGCAGTCGACGGAGATTGAAAACCCGGTACTTTTTAGAGAGTGGGCGGAAAAGAACGGGCGCGATGACTTGCTCACATACAAAGAACCGGCGCCGGCACTCACGGCAATCGCGAAAGCAATCGCAGACGGTCAAGACATCCCATACGCAACGATCAAAGGGAACACGCACATTGTAATCAAATGA